Genomic DNA from Nocardioides aquaticus:
GCCCTGACCACGGCGACGGTGGCCGGGGTCGAGATCGCCCGCGACGGGGCCTCGGTCGGCACCTCCACGCGGGCCGCCCGCCGGCTGCTGCGCACCGCACGCGGGTCCGGACTGCGCGCGGAGCTGATCCTGAGCAACTACTCCGAGCGCGTCGGCGGCTTCGACACCCGCGCCGCCGACCGCCTGCTGCGCAGCGCGGAGAACCGTGACCGCGTCGTTGACTCCGTGGTCGACCAGGTGGTGGGCCAGGGGTGGGACGGGGTGAACGTCGACCTGGAGGCGCTGCGGGCCCGGGACGCCCACGGCCTGGTCGCGCTGCTGCGCGCGCTGGACGACCGGCTGCCCGCGGACCGGGAGGTCTCGATCGACGTCTCCGCACGCACCAGCGAGCAGTCCTACCGCGACGCGGGCTACCGCCTGTCCGCGATCGGCGAGGCCGTCGACGTCTTCCAGCTGATGGCCTACGACCTGCACGGCCCGACCTGGTCGCGGCCCGGCCCGATCGGGCCGCTGGACTGGCAGCGGCGGGCCGCCGAGGTCGTCCTGGGCTCCGTGCCGGCCGGGAAGCTCGACCTCGGCGTCGCCGGGTACGGCTACCGGTGGACCGGCCGGCTCACCGGTCGCAGCCTCACCGTGAGCCAGGCACGAGCCGCCGTCGAGCGGGCCGGCGTCGAGGCGCGGTACGACGGGGAGGCCGGCGAGTGGACGGCCACGCTGCCGGGCGGCGACGTCCTGTGGTGGTCCGACGCGCGGTCGTACGAGCTCCGCCGGGAGCTGGCCACGGCGCTGGGGCTGCACGGGGTCGCGTTGTGGCGGCTCGGGTCGGCCGACCGGCTGGTGGCCTGAGGATCCCGCTGGTTCAGCCGAGCCCGCGCGCCTCGGCGACCAGGGCGGCGTACGCCGGGTCGGCCAGCAGCAGCGGCAGCGCCTGCCGCGCCAGCGCCGACAGCGGCAGGTCGCCCAGCGTGCCCGGGTCGACGAAGACGATCCGTCGGCCCTCCCGGCAGTCGACGTCCGCGTCGGTGGCGGTCGTCGCGGCGAGGTGGACGTGGACCGGGTCGGTGCTGGCGTACCCCTCGTGAGAGACGGCCAGCTCCCGCCACGCCCGCAGCGCCCCCGGCGCCGGCCTCAGGCCCGTCTCCTCCTCCAGCTCGCGGTACGCCGCCTCCAGCACGTCCTCCCCCTCCTCGACGTGGCCGCCCGGCAGGCTCCACCGCTCCGGGTCGATCACCGGGTGCTCGTCACGCTCCTGGAGCAGCAGCCAGCCGCGCGCGTCGACGAGCAGGGCACTGGCGAAGCGGCGCACGGGATCTCCTCCTGGTCGAGTGCGACGAGCCTAGGCCCGGCGAGCCCGGTCCCCGCGCACTCGTGTCATGAGACGCAGGCGATCCAGCCCCCAGGACCTGCTTCTCGTGACACGTGTGGCGGGATCAGAGGCGGGCGGCGAAGCGGCGCCCGCGCAGCGCCTCCTCGACCAGGCCCACCGCGCGGCGCAGCCCCTGCAGCCGCGCCTCCTCGTGCAGCCAGGTCTGGACCGCACCCTCGACCGCCGAGGCGTCGACGACCTTCGGCAGGTCGGCGCGCGCCTCGCTGAGCGCCCGGTGGACGGCGTCCCGGCTGGCCTCGACGTGGTGGACGGTGAACCGGGCCAGCACGACCGGCTGGTCGCGCACGGCGCGGTGGCCGCGGTACTCCGGCGGGCACTGGTCGAGCAGCCACGCCGTCGCGGAGCCCACCCAGCCGGGAGCGTCCGGCGGGCGCACCTCGACGGGCCAGCCGGGCGGTGCGACGGAGGAGCTCACGGGTCCGAGCCTACGTCGAACAGGTGTTCGAGCGCCAGCTCGGAAACCCCGGCTCTCAGCCGGCCAGGAAGCTGAACCGGACCTCGCGCTCGGGGTTGTCGACGTTGAGGTCGACCAGGCACACGCTCTGCCAGGTGCCGAGCGCCATCCGGCCGCCCAGCACGGGCAGGGAGGCGTACGGCGGGACCAGCGCCGGCATCACGTGGGAGCGGCCGTGCCCCGGGCTGCCGTGACGGTGGCGCCAGCGGTCGTCGGCGGGCAGCAGGTCCGCCAGCGCGGCGAGGAGGTCGTCGTCACTGCCGGCGCCGGTCTCGAGCACGGCGAGCCCGGCCGTCGCGTGCGGGACGAAGAGGTGCAGCAGCCCGTCTCCCCCGTCGGCTGCGTCGCCGAGGAAGTCCGCGCAGTCGCGGGTCAGGTCGAGGACGACCTCGCGGTCGCCGGTGCGGTAGGTCCTGGTCTCCGACTTCACGTCCCCGATGGTGCCAGCGGCACCCCGGCCCCGCCGCCCCGGGGGCTCACCGCTCCATCGCCCGCTCGAGCCGTTCGACCTTGGCGGTGAGCTGGCCGTCCCAGCCCGGCCGCACGTCGGCCTTGAGGACGAGCGAGACCCGCGGGGAGACCGCCGCGACGGCGTCCACGGCCGCCTTGACCACGGCCATCACCTCGTCCCACTCCCCTCGATGTTGGTGAACATCGCGTTGGTCTCGTGCGGCAGGCCGGAGTCGCGGACGACCCGGACGGCGGCGGCCACGGCCTCGGCCACGCCCCCGCTCTCGTCGGCGGTGGCCGGGCTGATGCTGAAGGCGGCGATCATGTGGTCACGGTAGCCGGGCGGGGCGGGCCTCGGTGATCGTCCCGATGCTCCGCCGGCACCTCCAACCCGGGCAGGTCGCGTCGCAGCCGGGCCAGGGCGTCCCGGGCCTGGGACTTCACGGTGCCGACGGCGATCCCGAGCGCGGCCGCCGTCTCGCGCTCGGTCAGGTCGTCGAAGTAGCGCAGGACCAGCACCGCCCGCTGACGTGGCGCGAGCCGCCCGAGCGCGAGCCGCAGGTCGAGCGCTGCGTCCCGCTCCGGGCCCGCGGCGGCGCGCTCCGGAAGCTCGGAGCGGGACTCCTCCCGCCACCGGCGTCGTCGCCACCTCGAGACGCACTCACGGGCCACGATGCGACGCACGTACGGCTCGGGGTCACCGACCAGCCGTGACCAGTGCGGCACGGCCTTCACCAGCGCCACCTGCACGACCTCCTCGGCGTCGTGGTGGTCGCCGGTGATCAGGGTGGCCGTGCGGACCAGCGCGGGCATCCGGGCCGCGACGAACGCCTCGAACGACGCCCTGCCGTCGGTGCTCAGCTCACGGTCGGACACGTCGCCTCCACAGCACCAGACCAACCAGGCCACCGAGCGTGGCGGCCGCGACGGCACCAGCGAGCAGGCGCGGGTCCGGGTGAGATGCGGCGTCCGGCGCCCGGTAGGTCGGAGCGGCGAGCGCGTCCCGGGCAAGGACCAGGGAGTAGTACGACGGATCGTGCTGCTCGGTCAGCCCGGCGGGGAAGCCGGTGCTCACGTCCAGCGACGCGAACGCCGTGGTCTGCTGG
This window encodes:
- a CDS encoding glycosyl hydrolase family 18 protein — encoded protein: MSTSTRPARTNRAHRIVGGTLALLLGLAGPAAASAAPAPAEEAGASPLAVTGYVIQWARPAVVRRDADALTTATVAGVEIARDGASVGTSTRAARRLLRTARGSGLRAELILSNYSERVGGFDTRAADRLLRSAENRDRVVDSVVDQVVGQGWDGVNVDLEALRARDAHGLVALLRALDDRLPADREVSIDVSARTSEQSYRDAGYRLSAIGEAVDVFQLMAYDLHGPTWSRPGPIGPLDWQRRAAEVVLGSVPAGKLDLGVAGYGYRWTGRLTGRSLTVSQARAAVERAGVEARYDGEAGEWTATLPGGDVLWWSDARSYELRRELATALGLHGVALWRLGSADRLVA
- a CDS encoding NUDIX domain-containing protein, with protein sequence MRRFASALLVDARGWLLLQERDEHPVIDPERWSLPGGHVEEGEDVLEAAYRELEEETGLRPAPGALRAWRELAVSHEGYASTDPVHVHLAATTATDADVDCREGRRIVFVDPGTLGDLPLSALARQALPLLLADPAYAALVAEARGLG
- a CDS encoding YjbQ family protein → MKSETRTYRTGDREVVLDLTRDCADFLGDAADGGDGLLHLFVPHATAGLAVLETGAGSDDDLLAALADLLPADDRWRHRHGSPGHGRSHVMPALVPPYASLPVLGGRMALGTWQSVCLVDLNVDNPEREVRFSFLAG
- a CDS encoding SigE family RNA polymerase sigma factor; protein product: MSDRELSTDGRASFEAFVAARMPALVRTATLITGDHHDAEEVVQVALVKAVPHWSRLVGDPEPYVRRIVARECVSRWRRRRWREESRSELPERAAAGPERDAALDLRLALGRLAPRQRAVLVLRYFDDLTERETAAALGIAVGTVKSQARDALARLRRDLPGLEVPAEHRDDHRGPPRPATVTT